The DNA region gaagaaaggggaagaaaataagGTTTACAGATTGAGAAAAACTTTATATTTATGGATTAAAGAATGCGCCTAAGGCATGGTATGATTACATTGGCTCGTATTTTGTTGAAAGTGGTTTTATGAGATTCCATCATGAGCATACTAAATATGTCAAATGCACATATTCTGGAGATATTGTTGCAATATGTCTATATGTTGATGGTTTGATTTTTACTGGAAACAACTTGAAACTAATCTCATAATTCCGAGAGACACTCATTAAGagatttgaaatgactgatatgAGACTTTTGTGTTATTTTCTTGGTCTTGAAGCTACTCAGATAGATGGTGGAATCTTTATATCACAAAAGAAATATGTtgttgatattttgaaaaagttcaatATGAAAAACTTCAAACTAGTTTCAACTCTTGTAGCTGAAAAGTTGAAGGTGTCCAAATATAAGTGTGGTAAGATTGTGAATGTTATAGCTTATAAAGGCTtaattgggagtttgaggtatcTGACCTGGTGGCTACAAGCTAAgtccatatatttttttggaGTTAGAATACTTagcagattcatggaggaaccaaaagaatcacattaGGCTGCAGTAAAGCGAATTCTAAAATATGTCAAAGGTATGAGTATAATAACGAATtttttttactctactaatgatGTTGTGGCTATAGATTGGGTTGGAGATGTTGATACTAGAAGAAGCACATCATGATATGCCTTTTTATCTTGAATCTgctatattttcttggtcttcaaagaagcagcagattgCAACACTTTCAACCACAGAAGTAAAATAAATTACAGTAGCAAATTGTGTTACTCAAGTAATACGGCTGTGGAGAATTTTGGAGGGTTACTCAAGTAATACGGCTGTGGAGAATTTTGGAGTTATTACAACAAAAGTAGGAAGCATCTACAAATATTTTATGTGTCAACAAGTTTGTAATTTCATTATCCAAAATTCGAGAATTGGTCGTAggaaaacaaatcaacattgaaGCCCTAGTCCACCCGCTCGCTCCAAGAGGAATCGTTGCTTGTAGGAATCGAACCCAAATTCTTCCAAAactcttccccacaaagagagctcacttgctacttgagctaccccattgggttgtatatatatatatatgtgtgtgtgtgtgtgtgtgtgtgtgcgtgtgtgtgtgtgtgtgtgtgtatatatacacacacacacacacacacacacacatatacacacacacacacacacacacacacacacacacacacacatatatatatatatatatatatattgatgtgtagcaaaaatgagtgatggtgagtatacgggtgtgaaatgtcgttccgctgaagattgggggttatggcacgcaatatgcaatcacaaaactaggcactaacacaaggaaatcaacaagaagctaagccaacgacaacaaggtagaacaaacacatataaacaatagataaagacaaaataaagaaatatgactcaagttggggcattaccatctagatgctttaacacttaagtttgggaTAAGAACATTAACCCTATgttcttgaggcaagcacaaagtaatccaagtttccacaaggattagaacaaaggttgccccatttccatggtgtatcaacctaagttcttgaagaacaaaagctatttaagccccaaatctacccctatttccatagaagagaaaatgggtttgaaaTGGGTGCGtggtagaatcttgaaatccaagcttcaaatccaagattacaagctccaaaagtgttaaaatacataggtctaagcctaatctaacctaaaaatatgaaaggaagtgaataggagtgtttagggttcaaccatgggtcaaaacaggagttcaaaatgctcaaaacgagcttaaatagtgagTAGAGCAGGTGGCATCCGGCCTAGCATCCGGTCGGATGCTAGGTCGGATGCCTCCTCTCTAGAAACTGACTTTTTCACTGTAATTCCGCCTAAAACCTCCGGCCTAGCATCCGGCCGGATGCCTCCTCTCCAGAAATTGCATTTCCGAACTCTGTGCAgctgctttgacttctaggctgttTTTCACCTTTTTTCCGTTCAGAATTACGAAATTTGTATTTCTGGAAAAGTTGTATctcttgaagtcttctttccaatggttcaaagATCATctaatttggacattcctaggctgagatatgatcCAATTATTAAGATgtcgacgtgcagaaatttcaacaccttgaccttttgtttctcttttgttttagtttgcccaaatgaccaataccattgaaaatacaaactcttaggctcccttggaagtgttgcactCATCTCCATAGTTTGTCATTGGCTctcattgactccaaatgcattcaaaatgcatgaaaatccTTGTTTTTGCTTCCAATGCTctccaactcatactccttgcaaaataacacaaatatggactaattctcatgaaatttggaatgatctaaaAGCAAAATAACTTAGTGATAGGaggaaaaatatagacaaataagcacttatcatacatatatatatatatatatatatatatatatatatatatatatatgtatatatgtatatacatatatatatatatatatatatatatatatatatatatatatatgtatatatgtatatacatatatatgtatatatgcagtGGCGGATACAGCATGGGAGCAGTGGGGGCAGCTACCCACTCACTCCTACCCCCACCTCATATATAGaccttgtatatatatgtgtatatataatacatgttttagatataagtatatgataatatatatatatatttgattatctAGCTAGCTAAGTTGGTTGATGCGCGTTCTTACCCGTTGAATGGCGAGGGTTTGATTTTTGGTTAAAGCGAGCTTGTAGGCTTTCATTCTTGTTGAtagcttttttaatttatatataatgagatgtgaaatttataatgtgttttttatctgaattattttatcaaattaattatgttctatatattgttatgaatatttttataaagttttgatgtattttatttttcgcatatatctaacaatatttatgactatattctttaagtatttgttttttttaaactatctcttttatgttattttatcaaattaattatatttcatatattgttatgagtatttttataatgttttgatgtgttttatttttcgcatatatctaacaatatttatgactatattccttaacagggcgtttggttggagggaaggaattaggtgggaaaggaattgcaattccatgtgaaaagaataatgtgggagtttaaattccagtgtttggttggagggaataaaattactaagtatttcaattccaatgtttggtatacatgggaattgaaagggaataagtagtatagagtctaaaatgcccattgttattgttgttgttgttgttattattattattattattattattattattattattattattaaatgacaagtacacaaaaaatatgacatattaaattcaaataccactcatctaccgtatctcttgaactagatatattgtaattaattttcatgcaaatacttcATCAAATGTATGTTAAGCTTCATAAGTTCAACATACATCAAAATTAATCCGGGAACCAAGATGTACATAATGTGCTTTTCAAAGTTTAGGCAACTCAaaatttgctttcaaaatttCTGCATATAGAGAGTTACACAACTCACGCCATTCCATcactattttgaacaattctgcatatatattttgagcAGATCGGGGCACAAACAGACAATTTTGCTTTTCAAAATTTAGATAAATAcgttatatacacatatcaaatttaaatatttaagagttATGAGAAAACAAGATAATAATGGTATTAACTAAAAGAGAATgttagacatcaattttaggttaaaaaagagaagggtaattttgtctcaggaatatcttttttattcctaaaatccatggaattgaaatcccaagggggggggggcatgggattctaattccatgaaaatgagggaattgcaattccctccaatcaaacgaaggaatttagttaccTTCGTAATTAGGTGGGGattaagtgggaatggaatttaaattccctccaaccaaacaccctgtaagtgtttcattttttaaactaCCTCTTTTATGTTTTGCCTCTACTGGAAAAATTTCCTGGCTctgccactatatatatatataaaaggtgatGTCCCAATGAGAATCACTTCTTCTGTGAGAACCTGCGAATTTGTACATAAATGAACACAATCTCAAATTTTCAGTgcacaatgcacacaatctacacCTGATAtagtttgtgtgcatttatgtagaCGTTTTTATGcgtttatatataatatatatatacagacacACAGGGGCGCGCTCTAATGAGAACGAGTGTcaagagagaaataagaatgatccacagccgtccacgtgtccagatcaatgaatcagatgtaattttaaaaaaatgacgcggtggcattttcgtaaataactcgaactttggtgtaagtaaatgtgttataagtgcaagtagttagtgcacatttgcaagtaaaatcagttacaagtgcacctattttcacttacaagtgcaagtaatttacctggttaacattcgtgcacctaggtgcaactaattataacgttagatGCAACTAGTTATATCATTAAGTgcatttagtattgatgctcagtgtacattttatttccacctgtaatacattttacatacatttgtgcacctattttcacttacgaatgcaagtaatttaccttgttaacattcatgcacctaattgcacctagttataaccttagATGCAACTACATCTgaacacgtggcgcgctgcgatTCGTTCTCAGTTTTCTCCTGGGCGCACCGTTCCTATTTGAAcacaatcctatatatataatctcccCTGCTCCTATTACCTTAGAGCTTTGCAGAACTTTGATTCCTTAATATTTTCATCATGCTTATGagctaatataatataattgtgatAAATCTTCTTTCATTTAGACCTTAcatcttcaatttttttcaacCAATCTTATCTCCTACGCTCTTCCCCTCCCATTGAATGTATGAAGTACATCAGTTCTGAAATTCATAGTTATTGTGAACTGGATACTTTGTTGCAGAAAATATATTTGCTCCCAGTTGCATAATTTAGATTTCCTCAAAAACAATTTGTCAGACAAAACATTTTTCACTACTTCAAAAGTTATGGTGATATACTTATGTAACATTTAGCGCAATATGCTGGACTCGACCCTCTAAACCAAGAACATGTGCGAcatgggcaaattatatcgtggaccgcggtccacaatgcattgtggaccgcgcatcaaaacgacgtcattacATTtcacttcagttacatttcaacacaacttcagttacatttcaatacaactgcagttacatttcaacacaactacagttacattttgatataactacaatttcattcgataatataaaaacacaaatgtgaaactgttattcagtagcagttcatatacactgcagttacatttcaacacaactacagtaacatttcgatataactacagtttcattcgataatataaaacacaaatgtgaaattgttattcagtatcagttcatatgcactgcagttacatttcaacacaactacagttacatttcgatataactacagtttcattcgataatatcaaaacaaatgtaaggcagtatcttttgagatgaactgtagtgtcaattacgggttTCGTTTctcacttactgaaacgacgtcgttttgggaccacggtccacaatgcattgttgaccgcggtccacgatataagaactgtgCGACATGCTCTTATAATATCAATTGTTAGATTATGTTCTTATCCCTAAGCTGAAAACATTTTAggaaagtgtcaaattggccccctaagtcattcggatagtgcaattaggttccctaagttataaaaaaaaaaaaaaaaaaaaaactccattaaGATCCCCTAAACCTGTAaaatagtgcaattgagtccaAAAAAACTTATATAGCAGGTTAGGTCTTCCACATTTCGACACGTgtcactttaatttttttaaaattttatttatttatttattaaattattaaaaaaaaaaaattacagccACTAGCTGTTCGACGAAGATAGCCAGTGGCTGCCTCGTTAACGGATAGTCGTGGATGTCCAGCGATGACAGCCACAACTGTCAAAATTGAGGTCCAGATATGGACCTCAAAGGCATGGAACGAGGGCGGCGGCCATCGTTCTAGGCTATGGACGACCATGGCTGTCTGGGGATGGCCTTGGACAACCATGGCCGTCCATGGTCGTTTGGAACGAGGGCGGCGATCATGGCCGCCAACCCCGTTCCATGCCTTTGAGGTCCAAATCTGGACCTCATTTTTAACCGTGGCTATCTGACTCGTTAACAAGGCAGCCACTGGCTATCTTCGCCAAACAGCCAGTGgctgtaatgttttttttttttttttaataatttaataaataaataaaaagttaaaaaaaatttaagtgacACGTGTCGAAATGTGGAAAACTTAATCTACTATACAAGTTTTTTTGGACTCAATTACACTATTTTTCAGGTTTAGGAGATTTATATGAAACTTTTTTTACTagagtgacctaattgcactattcGAATGACTTAGGGggtcaatttgacacttttcccaacattttatttcattatagcaatTAGTGTCTCACCCCATTCTAAAGCCAACACAATTCTAGGATGCATGCATATAGATTGCCACAGATGCATTTTGTTGGCTGAAACAGAGAATCAGCAAGTTGTTTGCACCTAAATGAAGCAGGTGCAGAGCTTTGGCATGAATTTTCAAAAGACAAATCATGAATTATTTAGATTGTCACTCctcaaaaaaacattttttttaaaaaaattaaaagtgaaaccTTAGCTTAATCTTCTTGGGGATATGTTTTCACATACTATACCATGCAATATAGGCTAGGAAATTTTATATCCCTTGATTGTTATAATCTGTAGCAGATCAATCTAGAAGGACTGAAATGACAGGATCCTTAGTCGATTTCTGCTCCCACTTAACGTTCAcgacataaattatatattaatcttGACTATCgatcaaatataatataatgtccCATGTCATGACTGAGGTTTGACTATGAAACAACTCATAACCATCTTCAATTCACACTCATCACTTCTCACAGACCATACACGCACATTTATATGTCATTTCATATTTTCAGCCATTACAATGAATACACTCAAACTTCAACCACACTCCACTCCTGCAAATACATAAACATCACGTACAACCCATTACTCCATACTTGCATTGTGTGccacaaattaattaaagaaactGAAACTGCTTTCTTATTTCTTCAGACTTCATCGACTACATACCCACTACACACTACCATACTGAAATAATTAATAGAGATTAATCCTGGGTGCATCAGGCGTGGAAAGAACTAATAAGGAGTCGAGCAtgatatatatgtttgatttcTTCCTTCAATTCCTGCAGCTTTCCTCTGTCTAGAGCTCCAAAACCAGATCTGCTTGCCAGCaacaagaaaattaaagaagatgAATATCATAATTAGATTATAGTGGGGCCGGGACAACATTCTGAGCCAACCTGGTTAGGTTgttaacttggtaaccacaatgttataagtttgagagcctattgGCTTTATTAGTTTGAGTCGGTCCTTCGTTGACTAGGGTCTCGAATAGTGACTGTGTGGTCATTCCAACAAGATTGTAGTGGGTTAAATAAGCTAAGCATGCAGTTTTACTTACAGTCGGCGTCTGTTTTAATCCAGTGGCCGTTATTCTCCATGAATGCACCACCCCTGCCACTGCTACTGCCACGGCAACTCTCAGAGGTTCTCATTATTAGCTCGTCCTGATGTTCCTGTGGGGAGATCATTTGTCGAAACCAAATGTTTGTGCTGCGGAGACGATTGCCCTTAACGGGAATCGCTCTGTTCTCATCATCCTTTTCTGCTCCCTTCTCAGGGTGAACTTTTTTCTTGAACATCTTTAGAACCTGCCATGCGTTAGTTTATCATATATATGAACAGTACAGTAAattaagttttgaaaattttatagaTGTGTTGTgttatgatatattgatatgacGACGACTATACATAATACATACCAACCTTTGGGAATTTCTTTTTGGTTGAAGCTGCAGATTCATTTGCTGCTGCATGGGTCTTTGATTTGGAATTGGAGTTGAGGCTTTTGAACATCTTCTTCATCAAGTTTTTGGCAAATTGTGCCTTACTACTACCTGCTTTCTTGTGGCTTGCACAGTAGTTTCCTTTGAGAACTACCTCATCCTGCAGATCTACTTCAGATAATGATGCTTCTTTGTTCTTTACTGCCATATGATCTGCCTCTTCTGAAactccaaaaaaatatttgtggAGTGGGCAGTcgagaagaagagaagaagaatcaGAATCTTGTTGGGTTTTGTCGGCAAGAGTAATAATGCTTGCGTAACTGCTCCTCTTTGATGACTGtgcatcctcctcctcctcggCTTCAAGGAATTTCTCCAGCTCTTTAGAAATAATCTTCAAATCTTGGTCTGTTATCTGGGTTGTTTCCTCAAATGTCGGAGTAGGTGGCTCTGTACTACTATTGAATAATGCTGCAGCTGCTTCAGAACCTGCACCGCCAAGTGTTCCGATTGCCAGAAACCCATGGAACACCACCTCGTTCAATGCCTTTTCTTCTGTTTCCTTAATATTCCACCTCACTTTCTCATACATAGTAGTGCTGGTGTTGGGATTTCCGAAGCCGTATGTTGGGTTCTTCACTGCCTCGTTGCAGTTGTGTTTTAGTTTCCGGTGCATCCAACCTAGTAACTGCAACAATTATAAAAGAACaacgttattattattattaagctaAGGTTATTTCTTTGGTATAGTATGTAGCTAGCTAGGtgaaattatattgttgatGATCGTTTGGGCTTACCTTCATGATCTATCTGCGCTTAGCTTAGCTTGTATGATTATTCAAGGTGCGTCGTCGGTTGTCCAAATGTATAGATGGCACTTGCAAACCGTAATTTATATATGGAGAGCGGTTGTATGTGTTGGAGTTTTGAGCACACTATGTGGAAAGGAGAGGGTATGTAGGGACCTATTATATATACAAGCTACTTTAAGCTATAGGAAAGAGAAGaattaagaatataattttccatatattatatttgagtaCGTTCAAAGTTCACATAGTAAagacattttattttcttatacttgtatGCAACAAGAAATAAATGATGAACTTGATCCTAGGGGTGTTATGCAGGTTCGTCTACCCCATTGCAAATATTTTCTCGGTGGGCCTTTGCGAGTCAGCTCGCAAAGGCCGCAGGCTAGGATTATTCCACCCTAACCCGCCTCATGGAGGCACGTGGGCCCCTCGGGACTAACttcaaaaatacaaaaaatttattatattattattatatattcaaataatttaacttaaataattttttcgtgtttaaacattaaaacatttacattttaagattttaatatcATTTGTGGTGTTCTAACCAAGACAAAAGTcactaaataaaaaatgaaaaccgATGGCCAGCGCTGCACAAAATCTCGGCTCGGCTAAAAACAATTTCATGTTAATTTGTGCACAGATTTTATAGTCCGAGCCCTTCGCCACGTACCTTGACTCGGGATATGGACTAGAGGGgttacttgatagggaatatacatCGGTACACCCTAATGTTTTGATCGAAATCAACTACCTATATGGTGAGGAGCCCTTCCCAAACTGTTCTAATGACTTAGGGTGTGTATTGACTAATCTGACCTGGAGGGCTTAAGCCCTTACTTGTACTTAGGTAcactatatgaaactattattttcacttttaacccaattttacttgcacttcaaatttcaattatttacagaaatgccaccacattttttattaaaaaaatagtatttttgaTCTGTTAAATCTAGACACGTACACGACTGCAATTGGTTCGAGTACAGGGATGGTCCCCAGGTACGGTACGGTCATGCGATTAGCTTTGAGccattgatcaaatctagataatcgactcaaatcaatgaaaaaaatgtgtgtctggaaaaaattaaagaagcataagctaaaaatggcgcaccttaaatgATAGaaacatgcaccttaagtgttagaacAACGCACcataagtgttaaaatgacgcaccttaagtattaacaTCATGCACCTTCAATTTATAACAAtagcgcaccttaagtgatacaaagatgcaccttaagtgttagaacaacgcaccttaagtgttaaactGGCGCATCTTAAATTTTGTTCTTGAGGGTCTAAGCTAGGGGTCTGACAGACCCCTCAGTTCAAAAGTTTTGTTCTTGAGGGCTTGAGCTAGGGATCTAGCAGACTCCTCACTTAGGCCCCTTAGTTGAAAAGGGAGAAGGGTTGCTGGCAAAGAGTGCCCGTTACCCTCTCCCGCCTTCTTCTTGAGGTATTGGGTGACCGGCCACCCTAGCCTGCTAGTTATGTGGATAGGTTTGTTCTAGTTTTGAAGAAGAAACAAGATGCATCTTAAGCACAagacctacgcaccttaagcacaaagcctacgcaccttaagtttgacccatatggaaaattaccaaattgccaccgcattttttttaaacgttgttaatcctggacgttgattttggcaagatcaatggctctcctCTCACAGCATAATCGCACCTGAGCACTCCAATCGCACAAGAAccgatttataata from Ipomoea triloba cultivar NCNSP0323 chromosome 6, ASM357664v1 includes:
- the LOC116022092 gene encoding protein LAZY 1-like isoform X1, with the translated sequence MKLLGWMHRKLKHNCNEAVKNPTYGFGNPNTSTTMYEKVRWNIKETEEKALNEVVFHGFLAIGTLGGAGSEAAAALFNSSTEPPTPTFEETTQITDQDLKIISKELEKFLEAEEEEDAQSSKRSSYASIITLADKTQQDSDSSSLLLDCPLHKYFFGVSEEADHMAVKNKEASLSEVDLQDEVVLKGNYCASHKKAGSSKAQFAKNLMKKMFKSLNSNSKSKTHAAANESAASTKKKFPKVLKMFKKKVHPEKGAEKDDENRAIPVKGNRLRSTNIWFRQMISPQEHQDELIMRTSESCRGSSSGRGGAFMENNGHWIKTDADYLVLEL
- the LOC116022092 gene encoding protein LAZY 1-like isoform X2, whose amino-acid sequence is MKLLGWMHRKLKHNCNEAVKNPTYGFGNPNTSTTMYEKVRWNIKETEEKALNEVVFHGFLAIGTLGGAGSEAAAALFNSSTEPPTPTFEETTQITDQDLKIISKELEKFLEAEEEEDAQSSKRSSYASIITLADKTQQDSDSSSLLLDCPLHKYFFGVSEEADHMAVKNKEASLSEVDLQDEVVLKGNYCASHKKAGSSKAQFAKNLMKKMFKSLNSNSKSKTHAAANESAASTKKKFPKMFKKKVHPEKGAEKDDENRAIPVKGNRLRSTNIWFRQMISPQEHQDELIMRTSESCRGSSSGRGGAFMENNGHWIKTDADYLVLEL